One window of the Runella slithyformis DSM 19594 genome contains the following:
- the mtaB gene encoding tRNA (N(6)-L-threonylcarbamoyladenosine(37)-C(2))-methylthiotransferase MtaB produces MKKVAFYTLGCKLNYSETSGISRMFEQRGYKKVAFNDQPDIFIVNTCSVTENADKKCRKIVREAQAINPDGYVAIIGCYAQLKPKEISEIPGVDAVLGAAEKFRLIDLLDGFVKEPSSAKGKVFASPIEEAVEYHVAYSLNDRTRTFLKVQDGCDYPCAYCTIPLARGKSRSDTIENVLRSAREIAARGVKEIVLTGVNIGDFGLQNGQRAETFLELVKALDEVEGIERFRISSIEPNLLTDEIIAFVTHSKRFVPHFHIPLQSGSNKVLGLMRRRYRRELYVDRVNKIKALMPDCCIGVDVIVGHPGETNEEFLETYHFLNELPVSYLHVFTYSERPNTLALEIKPVVPLSQRAERSKMLHILSDKKRRAFYESQLGKEQTVLFEDEAVNGLMQGFTENYVRVSVQYDPLWINEVKKLRLTAINPEGVAEAEEVESISLFVHG; encoded by the coding sequence ATGAAAAAAGTAGCATTTTATACATTAGGCTGTAAACTTAATTATTCTGAAACCTCCGGTATTTCACGGATGTTTGAGCAGCGCGGGTATAAGAAAGTGGCATTTAATGACCAACCCGATATATTTATTGTCAATACCTGCTCCGTCACCGAAAATGCCGATAAGAAGTGCCGGAAGATCGTGCGGGAAGCGCAGGCCATTAATCCGGACGGATATGTGGCTATTATCGGGTGTTATGCCCAACTTAAGCCTAAAGAAATTTCGGAGATTCCGGGCGTTGATGCTGTGTTGGGAGCCGCCGAAAAATTTCGATTGATCGATCTGTTGGATGGGTTTGTGAAAGAACCCTCTTCGGCTAAGGGCAAAGTATTTGCTTCTCCAATCGAAGAGGCCGTCGAGTATCATGTGGCTTACTCGCTCAACGACCGTACGCGCACTTTTTTGAAGGTGCAGGATGGGTGTGATTATCCTTGCGCCTATTGCACAATTCCGTTGGCCCGGGGCAAAAGTCGCTCCGATACCATTGAAAACGTACTTCGCTCTGCCCGTGAAATTGCCGCTCGCGGCGTGAAGGAAATCGTGCTGACGGGCGTGAATATCGGAGATTTTGGCCTGCAAAACGGCCAACGCGCAGAAACGTTTTTGGAATTGGTGAAAGCCTTGGATGAAGTGGAAGGAATTGAGCGGTTTCGGATTTCTTCGATTGAACCTAATTTATTGACCGATGAGATCATTGCTTTTGTGACGCACTCAAAACGATTTGTACCGCATTTTCATATTCCGTTGCAGTCGGGCTCCAACAAGGTTTTAGGATTGATGCGCCGGCGCTACCGTCGGGAGTTGTATGTTGACCGGGTCAATAAGATAAAAGCATTGATGCCCGATTGTTGCATCGGTGTGGACGTAATCGTAGGGCATCCGGGCGAAACAAATGAGGAATTTTTAGAGACATATCATTTTTTAAATGAACTTCCCGTCTCCTATTTACACGTCTTTACGTATTCCGAGCGTCCCAATACGTTGGCGCTGGAGATTAAACCGGTGGTGCCGTTATCACAAAGGGCCGAGCGTTCAAAAATGTTGCATATTCTTTCGGATAAAAAACGCCGGGCCTTTTATGAGAGTCAATTAGGGAAAGAGCAAACCGTTTTGTTTGAAGATGAAGCAGTCAATGGTTTGATGCAGGGTTTTACCGAAAATTATGTGAGGGTAAGCGTGCAATATGATCCCTTATGGATTAATGAAGTGAAAAAACTTCGTTTGACTGCTATTAATCCGGAAGGGGTGGCGGAAGCGGAAGAAGTAGAAAGTATATCCCTGTTCGTTCACGGCTAA
- a CDS encoding HNH endonuclease, whose product MSDKKVLNYWNEKWVPIEFEGIENPPRYDVSNYGRLRSFQNEEKKAVIIKGSVIQGYRSLNIRIAGGKTINKYVHKLVAELFLKRESDLHKYVIHLDFDKQNNRADNLKWATKVEMVDHNRENPAVINRKLPTRTSNYKLTEIKVRMIKKMLKSDKSRLKMIAKQFGITHTQLNRIRSGENWKHVKVDED is encoded by the coding sequence ATGAGCGACAAGAAAGTGCTTAATTATTGGAACGAAAAATGGGTACCTATTGAGTTTGAGGGTATAGAAAACCCGCCTCGCTACGATGTGTCTAATTATGGACGGCTGCGTAGTTTTCAGAACGAAGAAAAAAAAGCAGTTATCATCAAAGGCTCGGTTATTCAAGGGTATCGTTCGCTTAATATCCGAATAGCGGGGGGAAAAACTATAAATAAGTACGTCCATAAGTTGGTGGCTGAGTTGTTTTTGAAACGGGAGAGCGACTTACACAAATATGTGATTCATCTTGACTTTGATAAACAAAATAATCGTGCCGACAATTTAAAATGGGCCACGAAAGTAGAAATGGTCGACCACAATCGGGAAAATCCGGCGGTGATCAATCGTAAACTTCCTACCCGAACCAGCAACTACAAGTTGACGGAGATTAAAGTCAGAATGATCAAGAAAATGCTGAAAAGCGACAAGAGTCGCTTAAAGATGATTGCCAAACAGTTTGGGATTACACATACGCAACTCAATCGAATACGCTCGGGCGAAAACTGGAAACACGTAAAGGTGGATGAAGATTAG
- a CDS encoding CoA-binding protein: protein MKKTLILGASTNSDRYSFMAANRLIRHGHPIVLLGQKEGQVGGIQILTGKPEVTGIDTVTLYIGARHQPEWYDYILALHPKRVIFNPGTENPQFEQLLEQNGIPAEEACTLVLLSIGRY from the coding sequence ATGAAAAAGACACTCATACTTGGTGCGTCAACAAATTCCGACCGTTATTCGTTTATGGCAGCGAACCGACTGATACGTCATGGGCACCCCATTGTCTTATTGGGGCAAAAAGAAGGACAAGTGGGAGGCATTCAGATTCTTACCGGTAAGCCCGAAGTAACAGGCATAGACACTGTAACGCTCTATATAGGAGCTCGACACCAACCTGAATGGTACGACTATATACTTGCCCTTCATCCAAAACGCGTAATCTTTAATCCCGGAACAGAAAACCCTCAATTTGAACAATTACTGGAGCAAAACGGCATTCCTGCCGAAGAAGCCTGCACACTGGTGCTGCTTTCCATCGGCCGTTATTAG
- the moaA gene encoding GTP 3',8-cyclase MoaA, whose product MNQVIDNHGRPISYLRLAVTDRCNLRCFYCMPEEGIKYVPKPHLLTWEEMERIIRLLVSMGVDKVRLTGGEPFVRRGIMEFLEELNTIEGLRQINITTNGVLTAPLIPEFQRLGIKSVNLSLDTLDRQRFFDITRRDEFQKVWQTFEALQEHNIPTKLNTVVMSGKNTDDIIPMADLTRTHNVSVRFIEEMPFNGDGAHEYQEFWNYRKILEELKKTYPGIYKLPDPPASTSYNYQIPGHKGTVGIIAAFSRTFCGTCNRLRITPQGQFKTCLYDEGVFNIKDLLRQGLNDDTVKQRIFEVLQHRAKDGFEAEARRTVGEVSESMSTIGG is encoded by the coding sequence TTGAACCAAGTTATTGACAACCACGGACGTCCTATCAGCTACCTACGGCTTGCCGTAACCGATCGTTGCAATCTTCGATGCTTTTATTGTATGCCCGAAGAAGGCATAAAATACGTACCCAAACCTCACTTACTGACCTGGGAGGAAATGGAGCGGATCATCCGACTGCTGGTCAGCATGGGTGTTGATAAAGTACGACTTACGGGCGGAGAGCCGTTCGTTCGTCGCGGTATTATGGAGTTCTTGGAAGAGCTGAATACAATCGAAGGGCTGCGTCAAATAAATATTACGACCAACGGTGTTTTGACGGCACCGCTTATTCCTGAATTTCAGCGATTGGGCATTAAATCGGTTAATCTAAGTCTGGATACGCTTGACCGTCAGCGCTTTTTTGACATTACCCGTCGGGACGAATTTCAAAAGGTATGGCAAACCTTTGAAGCACTACAGGAACACAACATTCCCACTAAACTGAATACGGTGGTGATGTCGGGCAAAAACACAGACGATATTATTCCCATGGCCGACCTGACGCGCACGCACAATGTAAGCGTACGATTTATTGAAGAAATGCCTTTCAACGGCGATGGAGCCCACGAATATCAGGAGTTTTGGAACTACCGAAAAATTTTGGAAGAATTGAAGAAAACCTATCCCGGCATTTATAAATTACCCGACCCTCCCGCTTCTACCTCCTATAATTATCAGATTCCCGGACACAAAGGCACCGTAGGAATCATTGCGGCTTTCAGTCGGACTTTTTGCGGAACCTGCAACCGTTTGCGGATTACACCGCAGGGACAGTTTAAAACTTGCCTATACGACGAGGGTGTCTTCAACATTAAAGACCTGTTACGTCAAGGTCTCAATGATGACACGGTAAAACAACGCATTTTTGAAGTACTTCAACACCGGGCTAAGGATGGGTTTGAAGCAGAAGCCCGACGAACGGTTGGCGAGGTATCAGAATCTATGTCAACGATTGGAGGGTAA
- a CDS encoding cold-shock protein has translation MNKGTVKFFNETKGFGFIVDNTTGEEIFVHISGLVDNIREGDTVSFDTAQGKKGLNATNVKRA, from the coding sequence ATGAACAAAGGAACAGTAAAATTCTTTAATGAAACCAAAGGTTTTGGTTTTATTGTAGATAACACCACCGGTGAAGAAATTTTCGTACACATTTCGGGTTTGGTTGACAACATTCGCGAAGGAGACACCGTTTCATTCGACACTGCCCAAGGCAAAAAAGGGTTGAATGCAACGAACGTTAAGCGCGCGTAA